One Setaria viridis chromosome 7, Setaria_viridis_v4.0, whole genome shotgun sequence genomic region harbors:
- the LOC140223342 gene encoding uncharacterized protein produces the protein MVQKWISRCLFLFLFTFEKKTDFYCREPPLVRIEAQHGYSWSFAAHGSKIFAMCLSESIPGIPVLDTETLGVTVCPSPQSRKSIRNYRPVCASVGDRLVALVFPYLDVLGGPQPPPVETKKPWSWTSVEPLAPFASSLVSGYALHPDGRTIFISVKGWKPNPNKTFSIRGERNSTFTFDTESLDWTYPGEWLLPFKGRADYDCELDAWVGLCLYKPVGHLCCCDIPPAAGCETMPAWKFGKDLLFDVESSTHVGATLVYMGDGRFCLVECRKTEDHHANRVLNMTSFVVKYGKERDLRTAKHRAYGSMSYQIAHECFDPLPNPVAFWM, from the coding sequence ATGGTTCAGAAGTGGATTTCTAGatgtttatttttatttctgtttacttttgaaaaaaaaactgatttcTACTGTCGTGAGCCCCCTCTCGTCCGCATCGAGGCGCAGCACGGGTACTCGTGGTCCTTCGCGGCTCACGGCAGCAAGATCTTCGCGATGTGCCTCTCCGAGTCCATCCCGGGCATCCCCGTGTTAGACACCGAGACCCTTGGAGTTACAGTATGCCCGTCTCCGCAGAGCCGCAAGTCCATCAGGAACTACAGGCCCGTGTGCGCCTCCGTTGGCGACAGGCTCGTGGCGCTTGTTTTCCCCTACCTGGACGTGCTCGGCGGCCCCCAGCCGCCACCGGTCGAGACCAAGAAGCCGTGGTCATGGACTAGCGTCGAACCGCTCGCGCCGTTCGCGTCCAGCCTCGTCAGCGGCTACGCATTGCACCCCGACGGGCGCACCATCTTCATATCCGtcaagggctggaagcccaatccCAACAAGACGTTCTCCATCCGGGGCGAGCGGAACAGCACATTCACCTTCGACACGGAGAGCCTCGACTGGACCTACCCGGGGGAGTGGCTCCTGCCGTTCAAGGGTCGAGCCGACTACGACTGCGAGCTGGACGCCTGGGTCGGGCTCTGCCTCTACAAACCTGTCGGGCACCTCTGCTGCTGCGACATCCCGCCTGCTGCAGGGTGCGAGACCATGCCCGCCTGGAAGTTCGGCAAGGACTTGTTGTTCGACGTGGAATCGAGTACACATGTGGGCGCTACGCTGGTGTACATGGGCGACGGTAGGTTCTGCCTGGTCGAGTGCCGGAAGACCGAAGATCACCACGCCAACCGTGTGCTCAACATGACCTCTTTCGTGGTCAAGTACGGCAAGGAGCGAGACCTGCGGACCGCAAAGCATCGGGCTTATGGATCCATGTCGTACCAGATCGCCCATGAATGTTTCGACCCGTTACCAAACCCTGTAGCATTCTGGATGTAA
- the LOC117865539 gene encoding uncharacterized protein, producing the protein MDEHMGRRTVGGLLFTKGGSILLFREDGSRPKAKNCCSRHGCSGRHSVDKAKGKEVHRAAVPNESTPATPGRSQVLRKPNRKPPQPQESSASDSISRDAGGSCSETGNRSRETPGRDLLARLKERVNASRKRSLNRENSPPSPNGLSASSPSSSRSISRPSHRAASRIRKADEGANAGADHAHRNGTADARRNSERSDDDLLLVEQVTRDHVPSEGFLSGFMARYRSGHQGGVSSLEDSMEDSNGYWRFDMGVSEELENYFIFNDRHRGMRMDIDGMSYEELLALGERIGTVNTGLSDDALAKCLNRSIYMPTASGSHEDCDRKCSVCQEEYLAGEVVGKMACKHYYHMSCIQHWLRQKNWCPICKSVALNTN; encoded by the exons ATGGATGAGCACATGGGAAGACGAACAGTCGGCGGCCTCCTCTTCACCAAGGGAGGATCAATTCTTCTCTTCAGAGAGGACGGTTCGCGCCCCAAGGCTAAGAATTGCTGCTCGCGCCACGGTTGCAGCGGTCGGCATTCAGTTGACAAAGCCAAAGGCAAGGAGGTGCACAGGGCAGCGGTGCCCAATGAATCGACACCGGCTACCCCTGGGAGATCACAAGTTTTGAGGAAGCCCAACAGAAAGCCTCCACAGCCACAGGAAAGCAGTGCTTCAGACAGCATCAGCAGGGATGCTGGAGGCTCCTGTAGTGAAACCGGCAACAGGTCAAGAGAAACTCCCGGGCGTGATCTACTGGCTCGGCTTAAGGAGAGGGTCAATGCATCAAGGAAGCGATCGTTGAACAGGGAGAACAGCCCACCGTCGCCGAATGGATTAAGTGCTAGTTCCCCGAGCAGTAGCCGGTCGATCTCAAGGCCGTCGCATCGGGCAGCTTCAAGGATAAGGAAAGCAGATGAAGGAGCAAATGCAGGAGCTGACCATGCGCACAGAAATGGCACTGCAGATGCTAGGAGGAATTCAGAGAGGAGTGACGACGACTTGCTGCTAGTTGAGCAGGTAACAAGAGACCATGTGCCTTCTGAAGGGTTTCTTTCCGGGTTCATGGCAAGATACAGAAGCGGTCATCAGGGAGGAGTTTCATCTCTGGAGGACAGCATGGAGGATTCAAATGGATACTGGCGCTTTGATATGGGAGTAAGTGAAGAG CTTGAGAACTACTTCATATTCAATGATCGGCATAGAGGAATGAGGATGGATATCGACGGCATGTCTTATGAA GAATTGCTTGCCTTGGGGGAGCGAATTGGTACTGTAAACACTGGCCTTTCAGATGATGCGTTGGCGAAGTGCCTGAACAGAAGCATCTACATGCCCACAGCTTCAGGTTCTCATGAAGATTGTGACAGAAAGTGTAGCGTTTGCCAG gagGAGTATTTAGCCGGTGAGGTGGTGGGCAAGATGGCGTGCAAACACTACTACCATATGTCCTGCATACAGCACTGGCTCCGGCAGAAGAACTGGTGCCCCATCTGCAAATCAGTTGCTCTGAATACCAACTAG
- the LOC117865590 gene encoding uncharacterized protein yields the protein MAWWRKKVVTPARRAWAAVSTRVRARNTGSGGSILKLHEDVQTCGYRDVQVMFEILTSELEVASHGPKHHHQRKRPAWTPPPPWPSHRSSSMIAAAQ from the exons ATGGCGTGGTGGCGGAAGAAGGTGGTCAccccggcgcgccgcgcgtGGGCCGCCGTGTCCACCCGCGTCCGCGCGCGCAACACAG gcagcggcggcagcataTTGAAGCTTCACGAGGATGTGCAGACCTGTGGCTACAGGGACGTGCAGGTGATGTTCGAGATCCTGACCTCGGAGCTGGAGGTGGCCTCGCACGGCCCCAAGCACCATCACCAGCGCAAGCGGCCGgcgtggacgccgccgccgccgtggcccagCCACCGGTCGTCGTCCATGATCGCGGCCGCGCAATAG